A genomic segment from Aegilops tauschii subsp. strangulata cultivar AL8/78 chromosome 1, Aet v6.0, whole genome shotgun sequence encodes:
- the LOC109764432 gene encoding uncharacterized protein isoform X2: protein MEDALLGFLAAISFGIVPDDAPSKSCAQDLLSFLLFFSVILLVLVQVMVLAIILSPLAIIYVLGIFMSGVISWWRLIEHDHGGNSDEKASNLAPALQILYYLALLQGVLFCYRFLLTLTEKKFSKTLVTEDSMATEDSEVQAVLYNYLRKTRRGCEKDPTFTQGRNLVTHAVDKIGSNSPVDCISGVKILYAAICMVERKNDWSNVHGQRMLIKHLVLSTSSSRHVLPKLLEMLDSRGLHDRKGRIQAAMIVERLAFYINLEQFPRSIQHISSLIGTFEQYSIAEPYPRSRDGYEQHLKLQVTRRRPSPAGELGKAYKELLLQGLSILRNLAADENNCRIMSDTRDLVCKIMAPVTCDLLDHTADDHGTWCEVVGRSMEVMSHLSGAQGETGAKLRREISSCAETIGTLLRILSCKNCKEELRQRAIWILARLYMDTNGINRSAGFHLLKNENSCCGEDFVGMLVNIFTRDNEYSSSIRGYAGEALSNICSLGGISDATTIIQTSGDVVDSLTQVLLHEENETCRQASAEILERLCTHYTKDDEYLHKLKKAILKVIGKILSCGDGTHNGEDIESQCDGTQENNEPDKDAQGFQVDTLSTMSSNLLSSLLCLCGTVYNTPLVVDLPPQLDASSFLNNLRDMVVKRSGPTVENLSVCKAAGNMVISMLKYYSGGFFKQEHFGSLIEALSSASENMLDLDYSVVCSSASSSEARSKLDRRTLVSLVREAKELHAMAPSTSLSG, encoded by the exons ATGGAGGATGCGCTCCTCGGGTTCTTGGCGGCCATTTCATTTGGCATTGTACCCGATGACGCGCCGAGCAAGAGTTGCGCCCAAGATTTGTTGtcttttcttctcttcttctcgGTAATTCTTTTAGTGTTGGTTCAAGTAATGGTGTTGGCCATAATATTGAGCCCTCTCGCAATTATATATGTGCTTGGGATATTCATGTCCGGAGTGATCTCATGGTGGCGTCTGATAGAGCACGATCACGGGGGCAACTCAGATGAAAAAGCATCAAACCTAGCACCAGCATTGCAGATCTTGTACTACCTTGCTCTGCTCCAAGGCGTGCTCTTCTGCTACAGGTTTCTGTTGACTCTCACGGAGAAGAAGTTTTCTAAGACTCTGGTCACTGAAGACTCGATGGCCACTGAAGACTCGGAAGTTCAAGCAGTACTTTACAACTACTTGCGTAAAACAAGGAGAGGATGTGAGAAGGACCCGACATTTACCCAAGGAAGGAACCTCGTCACACATGCTGTAGACAAGATTGGTTCCAATTCACCTGTTGACTGCATTTCCGGGGTAAAGATCCTATACGCAGCCATATGCATGGTGGAGAGAAAGAATGATTGGTCCAATGTCCATGGGCAGCGCATGCTGATAAAACATCTTGTCTTGTCTACATCATCCTCTCGGCATGTACTGCCGAAACTGCTAGAGATGCTAGATTCAAGAGGCCTACATGACAGAAAGGGTAGAATTCAAGCCGCGATGATAGTGGAGCGACTTGCATTCTACATTAATTTGGAGCAGTTTCCTCGGAGTATTCAACACATATCTTCCTTGATCGGGACGTTTGAACAATATAGTATAGCCGAGCCATATCCCAGATCAAGGGATGGATACGAGCAGCATCTGAAACTGCAGGTTACTCGTCGGCGGCCCTCACCAGCCGGCGAACTTGGGAAGGCCTACAAGGAGTTGTTGCTACAAGGCCTGTCTATCCTCCGGAACCTTGCCGCAGACGAAAACAATTGCAGAATCATGAGCGACACCCGAGATCTGGTCTGCAAGATCATGGCACCTGTCACTTGCGACCTACTCGACCACACCGCCGATGATCATGGTACATGGTGCGAAGTAGTAGGCCGATCGATGGAGGTGATGAGCCATTTAAGCGGTGCTCAAGGAGAAACTGGGGCCAAGCTACGCCGTGAAATCTCAAGTTGCGCAGAAACAATCGGCACACTACTAAGGATTCTTAGCTGTAAAAATTGCAAAGAAGAGTTGCGGCAAAGAGCCATTTGGATTCTCGCACGACTATACATGGATACCAACGGAATCAACAGATCAGCTGGTTTTCATCTTCTCAAAAATGAAAATAGTTGTTGCGGAGAAGACTTTGTTGGGATGCTAGTCAACATCTTCACTCGGGATAATGAGTATAGCAGCTCCATCAGAGGATACGCGGGAGAAGCGCTGTCAAATATATGTTCCCTTGGCGGAATTAGTGATGCCACAACTATCATACAAACAAGTGGTGATGTTGTTGATAGTCTCACTCAAGTGCTTTTACATGAAGAAAACGAGACGTGCAGACAAGCATCAGCTGAAATCCTTGAGCGTCTATGTACCCATTACACCAAGGATGATGAATACCTTCACAAACTTAAGAAAGCAATCCTCAAG GTGATTGGAAAAATACTTTCTTGTGGAGACGGAACACATAATGGAGAAGACATAGAGAGCCAATGTGATGGCACACAAGAAAACAATGAGCCGGACAAGGATGCCCAGGGATTCCAAGTAGACACACTCTCAACTATGTCATCGAACTTGCTTTCATCATTGTTATGCCTTTGCGGGACGGTCTACAACACGCCGTTGGTCGTTGATTTGCCTCCTCAGCTGGATGCATCTAGCTTTCTAAACAATCTCAGGGACATGGTAGTGAAAAGAAGTGGCCCCACCGTCGAAAACCTGTCAGTGTGCAAGGCTGCCGGTAATATGGTCATATCAATGCTGAAATACTACAGTGGCGGGTTCTTCAAACAAGAACACTTTGGGAGCTTGATAGAGGCACTCTCTAGTGCTTCTGAGAACATGCTGGATCTCGACTACTCCGTGGTTTGCTCTTCCGCCAGCAGCTCCGAAGCCAGATCAAAGCTTGACAGGCGTACCCTCGTGTCCCTCGTGAGAGAAGCCAAAGAATTGCATGCCATGGCACCATCTACATCTTTGAGTGGCTGA
- the LOC109764432 gene encoding uncharacterized protein isoform X1, with amino-acid sequence MGDQEYLINGYAVWVGYLSMAISGLGFLVLTWTTVVLLGGFVSELHKEDFWCAAFITLVQTAGIFDVTLNEKLGYMEDALLGFLAAISFGIVPDDAPSKSCAQDLLSFLLFFSVILLVLVQVMVLAIILSPLAIIYVLGIFMSGVISWWRLIEHDHGGNSDEKASNLAPALQILYYLALLQGVLFCYRFLLTLTEKKFSKTLVTEDSMATEDSEVQAVLYNYLRKTRRGCEKDPTFTQGRNLVTHAVDKIGSNSPVDCISGVKILYAAICMVERKNDWSNVHGQRMLIKHLVLSTSSSRHVLPKLLEMLDSRGLHDRKGRIQAAMIVERLAFYINLEQFPRSIQHISSLIGTFEQYSIAEPYPRSRDGYEQHLKLQVTRRRPSPAGELGKAYKELLLQGLSILRNLAADENNCRIMSDTRDLVCKIMAPVTCDLLDHTADDHGTWCEVVGRSMEVMSHLSGAQGETGAKLRREISSCAETIGTLLRILSCKNCKEELRQRAIWILARLYMDTNGINRSAGFHLLKNENSCCGEDFVGMLVNIFTRDNEYSSSIRGYAGEALSNICSLGGISDATTIIQTSGDVVDSLTQVLLHEENETCRQASAEILERLCTHYTKDDEYLHKLKKAILKVIGKILSCGDGTHNGEDIESQCDGTQENNEPDKDAQGFQVDTLSTMSSNLLSSLLCLCGTVYNTPLVVDLPPQLDASSFLNNLRDMVVKRSGPTVENLSVCKAAGNMVISMLKYYSGGFFKQEHFGSLIEALSSASENMLDLDYSVVCSSASSSEARSKLDRRTLVSLVREAKELHAMAPSTSLSG; translated from the exons ATGGGAGACCAGGAATATCTTATCAATGGCTACGCCGTGTGGGTGGGTTATCTGTCCATGGCCATCAGTGGCTTGGGTTTCCTGGTGCTTACTTGGACCACTGTTGTACTTCTTGGTGGTTTCGTGTCTGAGCTACATAAGGAGGACTTTTGGTGTGCGGCGTTCATCACCCTTGTACAAACAGCTGG GATTTTTGATGTTACTCTGAATGAGAAACTAGGCTATATGGAGGATGCGCTCCTCGGGTTCTTGGCGGCCATTTCATTTGGCATTGTACCCGATGACGCGCCGAGCAAGAGTTGCGCCCAAGATTTGTTGtcttttcttctcttcttctcgGTAATTCTTTTAGTGTTGGTTCAAGTAATGGTGTTGGCCATAATATTGAGCCCTCTCGCAATTATATATGTGCTTGGGATATTCATGTCCGGAGTGATCTCATGGTGGCGTCTGATAGAGCACGATCACGGGGGCAACTCAGATGAAAAAGCATCAAACCTAGCACCAGCATTGCAGATCTTGTACTACCTTGCTCTGCTCCAAGGCGTGCTCTTCTGCTACAGGTTTCTGTTGACTCTCACGGAGAAGAAGTTTTCTAAGACTCTGGTCACTGAAGACTCGATGGCCACTGAAGACTCGGAAGTTCAAGCAGTACTTTACAACTACTTGCGTAAAACAAGGAGAGGATGTGAGAAGGACCCGACATTTACCCAAGGAAGGAACCTCGTCACACATGCTGTAGACAAGATTGGTTCCAATTCACCTGTTGACTGCATTTCCGGGGTAAAGATCCTATACGCAGCCATATGCATGGTGGAGAGAAAGAATGATTGGTCCAATGTCCATGGGCAGCGCATGCTGATAAAACATCTTGTCTTGTCTACATCATCCTCTCGGCATGTACTGCCGAAACTGCTAGAGATGCTAGATTCAAGAGGCCTACATGACAGAAAGGGTAGAATTCAAGCCGCGATGATAGTGGAGCGACTTGCATTCTACATTAATTTGGAGCAGTTTCCTCGGAGTATTCAACACATATCTTCCTTGATCGGGACGTTTGAACAATATAGTATAGCCGAGCCATATCCCAGATCAAGGGATGGATACGAGCAGCATCTGAAACTGCAGGTTACTCGTCGGCGGCCCTCACCAGCCGGCGAACTTGGGAAGGCCTACAAGGAGTTGTTGCTACAAGGCCTGTCTATCCTCCGGAACCTTGCCGCAGACGAAAACAATTGCAGAATCATGAGCGACACCCGAGATCTGGTCTGCAAGATCATGGCACCTGTCACTTGCGACCTACTCGACCACACCGCCGATGATCATGGTACATGGTGCGAAGTAGTAGGCCGATCGATGGAGGTGATGAGCCATTTAAGCGGTGCTCAAGGAGAAACTGGGGCCAAGCTACGCCGTGAAATCTCAAGTTGCGCAGAAACAATCGGCACACTACTAAGGATTCTTAGCTGTAAAAATTGCAAAGAAGAGTTGCGGCAAAGAGCCATTTGGATTCTCGCACGACTATACATGGATACCAACGGAATCAACAGATCAGCTGGTTTTCATCTTCTCAAAAATGAAAATAGTTGTTGCGGAGAAGACTTTGTTGGGATGCTAGTCAACATCTTCACTCGGGATAATGAGTATAGCAGCTCCATCAGAGGATACGCGGGAGAAGCGCTGTCAAATATATGTTCCCTTGGCGGAATTAGTGATGCCACAACTATCATACAAACAAGTGGTGATGTTGTTGATAGTCTCACTCAAGTGCTTTTACATGAAGAAAACGAGACGTGCAGACAAGCATCAGCTGAAATCCTTGAGCGTCTATGTACCCATTACACCAAGGATGATGAATACCTTCACAAACTTAAGAAAGCAATCCTCAAG GTGATTGGAAAAATACTTTCTTGTGGAGACGGAACACATAATGGAGAAGACATAGAGAGCCAATGTGATGGCACACAAGAAAACAATGAGCCGGACAAGGATGCCCAGGGATTCCAAGTAGACACACTCTCAACTATGTCATCGAACTTGCTTTCATCATTGTTATGCCTTTGCGGGACGGTCTACAACACGCCGTTGGTCGTTGATTTGCCTCCTCAGCTGGATGCATCTAGCTTTCTAAACAATCTCAGGGACATGGTAGTGAAAAGAAGTGGCCCCACCGTCGAAAACCTGTCAGTGTGCAAGGCTGCCGGTAATATGGTCATATCAATGCTGAAATACTACAGTGGCGGGTTCTTCAAACAAGAACACTTTGGGAGCTTGATAGAGGCACTCTCTAGTGCTTCTGAGAACATGCTGGATCTCGACTACTCCGTGGTTTGCTCTTCCGCCAGCAGCTCCGAAGCCAGATCAAAGCTTGACAGGCGTACCCTCGTGTCCCTCGTGAGAGAAGCCAAAGAATTGCATGCCATGGCACCATCTACATCTTTGAGTGGCTGA